A genomic stretch from Dissulfurispira thermophila includes:
- a CDS encoding DMT family transporter, which produces MLYILTAIFLWSSLGIVIKVSNMPVHMLMFFSCVTSVLLIGLMFTKKEFRQYIPKRKGILHLFVLAFISLINTFSFFFAYKNTSVANAVLTHYTAPVMVAFLAPIFLREKLTIKVLVSVTIATAGLWIMLGISVSQFFGLVIAGDKNTGGILAGLFSGFAYAVLIILIRILAQNFNPLIMTFFQNFFIAIFLMPVVFLTSQFSNILLSPSSWWAFGIMGIVHSTIAPILYFRGMRDVTANRTAILGYLEPVCAIILGVIFLGEVVMTKTIIGGLMILFSGYLTIKS; this is translated from the coding sequence ATGCTTTACATACTCACTGCCATATTTCTATGGAGTTCACTTGGCATTGTAATAAAGGTTTCAAACATGCCGGTGCATATGCTCATGTTCTTTTCATGTGTTACATCTGTGTTGCTGATTGGTTTGATGTTCACAAAAAAAGAATTCAGGCAATATATACCAAAGAGAAAGGGCATCTTGCATCTCTTTGTGCTTGCTTTTATCAGCCTTATAAATACATTCTCATTTTTCTTTGCATATAAAAACACATCTGTTGCAAATGCTGTTTTGACACATTATACTGCTCCTGTAATGGTTGCATTTCTTGCGCCGATATTTCTAAGAGAAAAGCTGACTATTAAAGTATTAGTATCTGTTACTATTGCCACTGCAGGCTTGTGGATTATGCTCGGTATTTCTGTTAGTCAATTTTTTGGTCTTGTAATTGCAGGTGATAAAAACACAGGAGGTATTCTTGCAGGGCTTTTTTCTGGATTTGCATATGCAGTATTAATAATATTGATAAGAATACTTGCACAGAATTTTAATCCGCTTATTATGACATTCTTTCAAAACTTTTTTATTGCCATTTTCTTAATGCCTGTTGTTTTCCTTACATCACAATTTTCTAACATCTTGCTCTCACCATCTTCATGGTGGGCATTTGGCATAATGGGGATTGTGCATTCAACAATAGCCCCTATTCTCTATTTCAGGGGTATGAGAGATGTAACTGCAAATAGAACAGCTATACTCGGCTATCTGGAGCCTGTATGTGCAATCATTTTGGGAGTAATATTTCTTGGCGAGGTGGTGATGACTAAGACAATAATCGGTGGTTTAATGATATTATTTTCTGGGTATCTTACAATAAAGTCATGA
- a CDS encoding Wzz/FepE/Etk N-terminal domain-containing protein — MSQQERPETYEDEINLYDYWKVIVKRKSLIIGLFLVVTVASSIISLLMPKIYRGEVVLKLPAITSKELLSVIGKIDAEKVKNILPTTHHLIADVKLNALKDSADKLQFNH; from the coding sequence ATGAGCCAGCAAGAAAGACCTGAAACATATGAAGATGAGATAAATCTTTATGATTACTGGAAGGTAATCGTAAAAAGAAAATCCCTCATCATAGGATTATTCCTTGTTGTTACCGTTGCATCATCGATAATAAGTCTTCTAATGCCCAAGATATACCGTGGAGAGGTTGTGCTGAAACTGCCAGCAATAACATCAAAAGAACTACTCAGTGTTATTGGCAAAATTGATGCAGAAAAAGTAAAAAATATCCTGCCAACTACACACCATTTGATAGCAGATGTAAAATTAAATGCCCTGAAAGATTCTGCAGACAAACTCCAGTTTAATCATTGA
- a CDS encoding chordopoxvirus fusion protein, with protein MRRYLEAIEELPGEIKLPLMRVLELFREEIAETVKRSDFEELKSVVRELAEAQKRTEQRVEELAEAQKRTEQRVEELAEAQKKTEEELRSLARSHKELKEQVGGIAHTVGYRLEDESYKALPSLLRQDFGVEIKGRLKRDYIDIGRDRYIEVNIWGKAGQNGKEYVVVGEAKSQLKKKDIDEFIL; from the coding sequence ATGAGAAGATATTTAGAGGCAATAGAAGAACTCCCCGGTGAAATCAAGCTTCCACTTATGAGGGTTCTTGAACTCTTCAGGGAGGAGATAGCAGAGACTGTTAAGAGGTCTGATTTCGAAGAACTGAAGTCAGTGGTAAGAGAGCTTGCAGAGGCACAGAAAAGGACTGAACAGAGGGTAGAAGAGCTTGCAGAGGCACAGAAAAGGACTGAACAGAGGGTAGAAGAGCTTGCAGAGGCTCAGAAGAAGACAGAGGAAGAACTTAGGTCTCTTGCGAGGAGTCATAAGGAGCTAAAGGAGCAGGTTGGTGGAATTGCTCATACCGTGGGATACAGACTCGAAGATGAATCTTATAAAGCCCTTCCTTCACTTCTGAGACAGGACTTTGGAGTTGAGATAAAGGGCAGACTAAAGAGGGATTATATAGATATTGGCAGGGATAGGTATATAGAAGTAAATATATGGGGTAAGGCAGGTCAGAATGGAAAAGAATATGTGGTTGTTGGTGAGGCAAAATCTCAACTCAAAAAGAAAGACATAGATGAATTCATATTATGA
- a CDS encoding nucleotidyltransferase family protein, which produces MRDEISREKLRHDAIKFTERLKEILIKEFPVKKVVLFGSILEKGCFDEDSDIDLAVEGLPKDAYFTAIARLIMESPFDIDLKPVEDVSDLLKQRIAKGKVLYEKAENS; this is translated from the coding sequence ATGAGAGATGAGATCTCGAGAGAGAAGTTGCGCCACGACGCCATAAAATTTACTGAAAGATTAAAGGAGATTCTTATAAAAGAATTTCCAGTAAAAAAGGTTGTTTTATTTGGTTCTATTTTGGAAAAAGGATGTTTTGACGAAGATTCAGATATTGACCTCGCAGTCGAAGGTCTCCCAAAAGACGCTTATTTTACCGCAATTGCCCGACTTATAATGGAAAGCCCCTTTGATATAGATTTAAAGCCTGTAGAAGACGTAAGTGATTTGCTTAAACAGAGAATAGCAAAAGGAAAGGTTTTATATGAAAAGGCAGAGAATTCCTGA
- a CDS encoding winged helix-turn-helix transcriptional regulator: MNNTNISEEISLRLLDELTKEPLITQRALSDRLGIALGLVNAYVKRLYKKGYIKIKNLPKNRIKYIITPKGFTEKARLTYNYMHRSVSYFKEIRCRIENTYVTMLSSGVKNILLWGDGEIAELCYISTRGLPLKIVGVVGDKRIENGFFGHHIYTIEDIKDIDYDAILIASIEDKVVSSIKQSGINPDRVYSL; this comes from the coding sequence ATGAACAATACTAATATCTCTGAAGAGATATCACTTAGACTGCTCGATGAACTCACAAAAGAGCCTTTGATTACTCAGAGGGCATTGTCTGACAGACTTGGCATTGCTCTTGGACTGGTCAATGCATATGTAAAGAGGCTATATAAAAAGGGCTATATAAAGATAAAAAACCTTCCTAAAAACAGGATCAAATATATAATCACACCAAAAGGCTTCACAGAAAAGGCAAGGCTTACATACAACTATATGCACAGGTCAGTGAGCTATTTCAAAGAAATTCGTTGCAGGATTGAAAATACATATGTAACCATGCTTTCATCAGGCGTAAAAAATATTCTTTTATGGGGAGATGGTGAGATTGCTGAATTATGTTATATATCAACAAGGGGACTTCCACTAAAAATTGTTGGTGTTGTTGGTGATAAAAGAATAGAGAATGGATTTTTTGGGCATCATATTTATACGATAGAGGACATAAAAGATATAGATTACGATGCAATACTCATTGCATCAATAGAGGATAAAGTAGTTTCATCAATAAAGCAATCAGGGATAAATCCAGACAGGGTTTATTCTTTATAG
- a CDS encoding UpxY family transcription antiterminator yields the protein MELTETSELYWYAIHVRSRHEFKVLDRLTNAGIDTFLPVVERLSKWKDRKKLISFPLFPGYLFVHIHKIYDTMLTILKTPGVVRFIGIIPGDPEPVPEEQIISLKKLVESKESIDPYPYLKEGQRVRIKRGPLKGVEGILVKRPGQHILVLSVDILRQGVSIKIDASDVEKA from the coding sequence ATGGAACTGACGGAGACCTCAGAGCTTTACTGGTATGCAATTCATGTCAGATCAAGACATGAATTCAAGGTGCTTGATAGATTAACAAATGCAGGCATAGACACATTTTTGCCCGTAGTAGAAAGACTAAGCAAATGGAAAGACAGAAAAAAACTCATAAGCTTTCCTCTTTTTCCTGGCTATTTGTTTGTTCATATTCATAAAATTTACGACACCATGCTTACTATTTTGAAAACCCCTGGTGTTGTAAGATTCATAGGTATTATTCCTGGAGATCCCGAACCTGTCCCTGAAGAGCAGATAATCTCACTAAAAAAACTTGTTGAGAGTAAAGAATCCATTGACCCTTATCCATATCTAAAAGAGGGACAGCGGGTCAGAATAAAAAGAGGGCCGTTAAAAGGAGTAGAAGGGATTCTTGTTAAAAGGCCGGGGCAGCATATTCTTGTTCTTTCAGTTGATATACTCAGGCAAGGAGTATCGATAAAAATAGACGCATCAGATGTTGAAAAGGCATAA